A portion of the Brachionichthys hirsutus isolate HB-005 chromosome 6, CSIRO-AGI_Bhir_v1, whole genome shotgun sequence genome contains these proteins:
- the her5 gene encoding hairy-related 5 yields MKTLPSESRPRRTVRKVSKPQMEKRRRDRINHSLEKLRLLMADGTHDEATRLNMKNPKVGKAEILESVVQFLKTDKGGQPTEPRPTEPSPTRASGDRYREGMESCMLRVSRFIATKELTGPGGDAGQARPSPSVSARGPLIPAPPGLTQQNRSGHSYLSQVNDPHRMAAPSPPSGPWRPWPQ; encoded by the exons atGAAAACTTTACCTTCGGAGTCGCGTCCAAGACGCACCGTGAGAAAG GTGTCCAAACCTCAGATGGAGAAACGCAGACGAGATCGGATCAACCACAGTCTGGAGAAGTTACGACTCCTGATGGCGGACGGCACGCACGACGAG GCGACACGGCTGAACATGAAGAACCCAAAAGTGGGCAAGGCGGAGATCCTGGAGAGCGTGGTTCAATTCCTGAAGACGGACAAGGGAGGCCAGCCCACGGAACCGAGGCCCACGGAACCGAGCCCCACGCGCGCCAGCGGGGACCGCTACCGGGAAGGCATGGAGTCCTGCATGCTGCGCGTTAGTCGGTTCATCGCCACCAAGGAGTTAACGGGACCCGGCGGTGATGCGGGTCAGGCCCGCCCGTCGCCCTCCGTGTCCGCCCGCGGGCCGCTGATTCCGGCTCCTCCGGGTCTGACCCAACAGAACAGGAGCGGCCATTCCTACCTGAGCCAGGTGAACGACCCCCACAGGATGGCAGCCCCCTCGCCCCCCAGCGGTCCCTGGAGGCCCTGGCCGCAGTGA
- the pfdn6 gene encoding prefoldin subunit 6, translating into MADAVQKKLKAELEKYTLIQKDVSKSMSARQKLEAQLAENNIVKEELDVLDNSNTVYKLIGPVLVKQDLEEAKATVTKRLEYINGEIQRYETVLKDMNKKSEHQREVLSSLQQEYQKAQGKV; encoded by the exons ATGGCGGACGCCGTTCAAAAGAAACTGAAAGCAGAGTTAGAAAAATATACACTGATTCAAAAAG ATGTTAGCAAAAGCATGTCAGCCAGACAGAAGCTGGAGGCGCAGCTGGCAGAGAACAACATCGTTAAGGAG GAGTTGGACGTGCTGGACAACTCAAACACAGTTTATAAACTCATTGGCCCAGTATTGGTGAaacaggacctggaggaggctAAAGCCACAGTCACTAAGCGGCTGGAGTACATCAATGGAGAGAT ACAAAGGTACGAAACGGTCCTGAAAGACATGAACAAGAAGTCGGAGCATCAACGAGAAGTCTTGTCCAGTTTACAGCAGGAGTATCAGAAAGCTCAGGGCAAAGTCTGA
- the mmgt1 gene encoding ER membrane protein complex subunit 5, translated as MASSFWKGVVGVGLFALAHAAFSAAQHRSYMRLTEKENETLPIDIVLQTLLSFVMTCYGIVHIAGEFRDMDASSELKNKTFDTLRNHPSFYLFNHRGRVLFRTPEEEPSSARNQQALPNPMRLRKLEHLH; from the exons ATGGCGTCGTCGTTCTGGAAAGGTGTTGTCGGCGTAGGACTTTTTGCTTTAGCTCATGCGGCCTTTTCAGCGGCGCAGC atcggTCATATATGCGCCtcacagagaaggaaaacgagACACTACCAATTGAT aTCGTATTACAGACCCTGTTATCGTTTGTGATGACCTGTTATGGAATTGTGCACATTGCAGGGGAGTTCAGAGACATGGACGCCTCCTCTGAGCTGAAAAACAA GACGTTTGATACGCTGAGGAACCACCcatcattttaccttttcaaccACCGCGGTCGTGTGCTATTCCGCACGCCGGAGGAGGAGCCTTCCTCTGCACGCAACCAGCAAGCGCTTCCTAATCCCATGAGGCTACGTAAACTGGAGCATCTGCACTGA
- the ints6l gene encoding integrator complex subunit 6, which produces MPILLFLLDTSASMNQRTYLGTTYLDVAKGAVEVFMKLRARDPASRGDRYMLVTFDEPPYGVKAGWKENHASFMCELKNLQASGLTTLGHALRTAFDLLNLNRLVSGIDNYGQGRNPFFLEPSVIITITDGNKLTYSSGVPDELHLPLNSPLAGSELTKEPFRWDQRLFALVLRLPGAAAPDNEQLGSVPTDESSIAQMCEVTGGRSYCVRTQRMLNQCLESLVQKVQSGVVIHFEKTGPDPPPIGEESSLEPSRPVSSFSQQPWHSCHKLIYVRPNPKTGVPLGHWPIPESFWPDQNSPTLPPRSAHPVVRFSCIDCEPMVIDKLPFDKYELEPSPLTQYVLERKSPHMCWQVFISSSAKQNDLGQPFGYLKASTALTCVNLFVMPYNYPAVLPLLDDLFKVHKLKPNLKWRQAFEAYLKTMPPYFLMPFKKALRMMGAPNLIADTLDCGLSYSVISHLKKLSQQAKMESDRLIVSVGKKAPQETGIKVKNHSSSLSLARRRDFKELLQGLTGERPLRLGDINLKEFAGFQIALLTKEVKAQAYRNAYDIPRRNLLDQLTRMRSNLLRTAQKLIRGQDEDYLHSIPVAQMGNYQEYLKMMASPLREIDPDQPKRLHTFGNPFKQDKKGMMIDEADEFVAGPQSKKRGNSGDPNSGLTVKRRRIMSPLLRRPPTPPASTNHVMVGKSPGAIQGPQHLLKSVPQHKGAECNSTTVAESNGDGILGPESGDPWSSGLDSGAGNPSSPSIAGQLEEEKLSCGRLSPPNQLDDSEDVPAVPETVFIAPLDGGQAELKSCVIKEVRKPGQNYEAISRLLQQVKGSVNVQKYFIQLAIKEAVRFKKRGLVQRLELALAEVEETCTPSLPFPTGNRSPENAAFRFIPPTDGFL; this is translated from the exons atgcctATTTTACTCTTCCTGCTAGACACGTCTGCCTCTATGAATCAGCGCACTTATTTGGGTACGACGTATCTGGACGTTGCTAAAGGCGCGGTTGAGGTCTTTATGAAG ctGCGCGCTCGAGACCCGGCTAGTAGAGGCGACAGGTACATGCTAGTTACGTTCGATGAGCCGCCATACGGAGTGAAG GCGGGGTGGAAGGAGAATCATGCCTCCTTCATGTGCGAGCTGAAGAACCTCCAGGCATCTGGGCTGACTACTTTAGGCCACGCTCTCCGCACCGCCTTCGACCTGCTTAACCTCAACCGCCTCGTCTCGGGCATCGACAACTACGGACAG GGTCGTAACCCCTTTTTCCTCGAGCCATCTGTGATCATCACCATCACCGATGGGAACAAGCTTACATACAGCTCTGGGGTGCCCGATGAG ctgcacctgccTCTAAACTCTCCGTTGGCTGGCAGCGAGCTGACCAAAGAGCCCTTTCGCTGGGATCAGCGGCTCTTTGCGTTGGTGCTGCGGCTGCCGGGAGCGGCCGCGCCAGACAACGAGCAGCTCGGCAGCGTGCCCACGGACGAGTCCTCCATCGCCCAGATGTGTGAGGTCACTGGAG GGCGATCGTATTGTGTGCGGACGCAGAGGATGTTAAACCAATGCCTCGAGTCTCTGGTCCAAAAGGTTCAAAGTGGTGTCGTGATTCATTTTGAGAAGACCGGCCCGGATCCACCTCCCATTGGGGAAG AAAGCTCTCTGGAGCCGAGTCGTCCCGTTTCGTCCTTCAGCCAGCAGCCGTGGCACAGTTGCCACAAGCTCATCTACGTACGACCAAACCCGAAGACGGGCGTTCCGCTGGGGCACTGGCCCATTCCAGAGTCCTTCTGGCCGGACCAGAACTCCCCTACGCTG ccgcCTCGCTCTGCACATCCAGTGGTGCGTTTCTCTTGTATTGACTGTGAGCCCATGGTGATCGACAAGCTGCCGTTCGACAAGTACGAACTGGAGCCATCTCCACTCACCCAGTACGTTTTGGAAAGGAAGTCTCCACACATGTGCTGGCAG GTGTTTATCAGCAGCAGCGCGAAACAAAATGACCTGGGACAGCCGTTCGGCTACCTGAAGGCCAGCACCGCTCTCACCTGCGTCAACCTGTTCGTCATGCCGTACAACTATCCAGCCGTTCTCCCCCTCCTTG ACGATTTATTTAAAGTGCACAAACTAAAACCCAACCTCAAGTGGCGGCAGGCCTTTGAGGCGTACCTGAAGACGATGCCTCCATACTTCCTCATG CCCTTCAAAAAGGcgttgaggatgatgggagcGCCTAATCTCATTGCTGACACGCTGGACTGTGGCCTGAGCTACAGCGTTATCTCTCACCTGAAAAAGCTCAGCCAGCAG GCAAAGATGGAGTCGGATCGTCTGATTGTGTCTGTGGGGAAGAAGGCTCCCCAGGAAACTGGTATAAAGGTGAAGAACCACTCcagctcgctctctctcgcccgCCGGCGGGACTtcaaggagctgctgcagggacTCACCGGGGAGAGACCCCTCCGCCTGGGCGACATCAATTTGAAAGAGTTTGCCGGTTTCCAGATCGCCCTCCTCACCAAG GAAGTGAAAGCTCAAGCTTATCGAAACGCCTACGACATCCCGCGGCGGAACCTTCTGGACCAACTCACCCGGATGCGCTCCAATTTACTGCGGACCGCGCAGAAACTGATCCGAGGGCAAGACGAAG ATTATCTTCACAGCATCCCCGTGGCTCAGATGGGAAATTACCAAGAGTACCTAAAAATGATGGCGTCTCCTCTGAGAGAGATCGACCCCGACCAGCCTAAACGCCTGCACACGTTCGGGAACCCTTTCAAGCAGGATAAGAAG GGGATGATGATCGATGAGGCCGACGAGTTCGTTGCAGGCCCTCAAAGCAAGAAAAGAGGAAACTCCGGCGATCCCAACTCGGGTTTGACTGTGAAGAGAAGGCGGATTATGTCCCCGTTGCTGCGGCGACCGCCGACTCCACCCGCGAGCACAAACCACGTGATGGTGGGAAAGAGCCCAGGGGCCATTCAAGGGCCGCAGCACCTCCTGAAGTCCGTCCCACAGCACAAAG GAGCAGAGTGCAACAGCACGACGGTCGCCGAGAGCAACGGTGACGGGATCCTCGGGCCTGAGTCGGGGGACCCGTGGTCCTCTGGGCTGGACTCTGGAGCAGGAAACCCATCCTCACCGAGCATCGCtgggcagctggaggaggagaagctcagCTGTGGGCGACTGAGTCCACCGAACCAGCTGGACGACTCGGAAGACGTCCCCGCGGTGCCGGAGACCGTGTTCATAGCCCCGCTCGACGGCGGCCAGGCCGAGCTGAAGAGTTGCGTCATCAAGGAAGTCCGCAAACCCGGGCAGA ACTACGAGGCGATATCCAGACTCCTGCAGCAGGTGAAGGGATCGGTTAACGTTCAGAAGTATTTCATCCAGCTCGCTATTAAAGAGGCTGTCAG GTTCAAGAAGCGGGGGCTGGTCCAGAGGTTGGAGTTGGCCCTcgcggaggtggaggagacgtGCACGCCATCTTTACCGTTTCCCACCGG CAATAGAAGTCCTGAAAATGCAGCGTTCAGATTTATTCCTCCGACAGACGGATTCCTGTAG
- the mospd1 gene encoding motile sperm domain-containing protein 1, whose amino-acid sequence MQHQHRQPELVEGNLPVFVFPTELVFYADEQMSHKQVLTLYNPYEFALKFKVLCTAPNKYTVVDATGAVKPQCCVDIVIRHRDLRPCHYGVYDKFRLQVSEQSQRKALGRKEVTATLRPSASQEPAGPRPHEDERRPKEQFADSEFFEQTAYQTESRPAAGGPSLLTVLLGLVCMAALMLPTLGEQESTVPVYLHLSVNKKLVAAYVLGLLTMVILRT is encoded by the exons ATGCAGCACCAGCATCGACAACCTGAGCTTGTGGAAGGGAACCTTCCCGTGTTCGTGTTCCCCACCGAGCTGGTGTTCTACGCGGACGAGCAGATGTCTCACAAGCAGGTGCTGACCCTCTACAACCCATATGAGTTCGCTCTCAAGTTCAAAG TGCTGTGCACAGCGCCGAACAAGTACACAGTGGTGGACGCCACCGGCGCGGTGAAGCCGCAGTGCTGCGTCGACAT AGTAATCAGACACAGAGATCTGCGCCCGTGTCATTACGGGGTGTATGACAAGTTTCGACTGCAGGTGTCGGAGCAGAGTCAGAGGAAGGCTCTGGGGCGCAAAGAGGTGACGGCGACGCTCCGGCCCTCGGCCTCGCAGGAGCCGGCCGGCCCGCGGCCCCACGAGGACGAGCGCAGGCCCAAAGAGCAGTTTGCAGACAGCGAGTTCTTTGAGCAGACTGCCTACCAGACAG AGAGTCGTCCGGCCGCTGGGGGCCCCAGCCTGCTCACGGTGCTGCTGGGGCTGGTGTGCATGGCCGCCCTCATGCTCCCCACGCTGGGGGAGCAGGAATCCACCGTGCCCGTCTACCTCCACTTAAGTGTTAACAAGAAACTCGTAGCTGCTTACGTTCTTG GTCTTCTGACGATGGTCATCTTGCGCACATGA